In one window of Anser cygnoides isolate HZ-2024a breed goose chromosome 3, Taihu_goose_T2T_genome, whole genome shotgun sequence DNA:
- the BCL11A gene encoding B-cell lymphoma/leukemia 11A isoform X4, producing MQGGSRRGTWGRAEPGSTGGGVQLGGWEKKGTGKDEPSSYTCTTCKQPFNSAWFLLQHAQNTHGLRIYLESEHGSPLTPRVGIPSGLGAECPSQPPLHGIHIADNNPFNLLRIPGSVSREASGLGEGRFPPTPPLFSPPPRHHLDPHRIERLGAEEMALATHHPSAFDRVLRLNPMAMEPPAMDFSRRLRELAGNTSSPPLSPSRPSPMQRLLQPFQPGSKPPFLATPPLPPLQSAPPPSQPPMKSKSCEFCGKTFKFQSNLVVHRRSHTGEKPYKCNLCDHACTQASKLKRHMKTHMHKSSPMTVKSDDGLSTASSPEPGTSDLVGSASSALKSVVAKFKSENDPNMIPENGDEEEEEEEEEEEEEEEEEEEDLNENERPDYGFGMNLEAARHHENNSRAGEESRSMPDVMQGMVLSSMQHFSEAFHQVLGEKHKRGHLSEAEVHRDTCDEDSVAGESDRIDDGAVNGRGCSPGESASGGLSKKLLLGSPSSLSPFSKRIKLEKEFDLPAAAMPNTENVYSQWLAGYAASRQLKDPFLSFGDSRQSPFASSSEHSSENGSLRFSTPPGELDGGISGRSGTGSGGSTPHISGPGPGRPSSKEGRRSDTCEYCGKVFKNCSNLTVHRRSHTGERPYKCELCNYACAQSSKLTRHMKTHGQVGKDVYKCEICKMPFSVYSTLEKHMKKWHSDRVLNNEIKTE from the coding sequence GTAAAGACGAGCCCAGCAGCTACACGTGCACGACTTGTAAACAGCCTTTCAACAGCGCCTGGTTCCTCTTGCAGCACGCACAGAACACGCACGGCTTACGGATCTACCTAGAAAGCGAGCACGGCAGCCCCCTGACGCCACGGGTTGGTATCCCATCAGGACTAGGTGCAGAGTGCCCTTCCCAGCCACCTCTCCACGGGATTCACATTGCAGACAATAACCCTTTTAACCTGCTCAGAATACCTGGCTCGGTCTCGAGAGAGGCGTCGGGGCTGGGAGAAGGGCGATTCCCACCCACACCGCCCCTCTTTAGCCCTCCCCCGAGGCACCATTTGGATCCGCATCGCATAGAGCGCCTGGGTGCGGAAGAAATGGCTCTGGCCACCCATCACCCTAGTGCCTTCGACAGGGTGCTGCGACTGAACCCCATGGCGATGGAGCCGCCCGCTATGGATTTCTcccggcggctgcgggagctggcCGGCAACACCTCCAGCCCACCCTTGTCCCCGAGCCGGCCCAGCCCTATGcaaaggctgctgcagcccttccaGCCCGGCAGCAAGCCCCCGTTCCTGGCCACGccgccccttcctcctctgcagtccgctcctcctccctcccagccgCCCATGAAGTCCAAGTCGTGTGAGTTCTGCGGGAAGACCTTCAAGTTCCAGAGCAACTTGGTGGTCCACCGCCGGAGCCACACCGGGGAGAAGCCCTACAAGTGCAACCTGTGCGACCACGCCTGCACGCAGGCCAGCAAGCTGAAGCGCCACATGAAGACACACATGCACAAGTCGTCCCCCATGACGGTGAAGTCGGATGATGGGCTCTCCACCGCCAGTTCCCCCGAACCAGGCACCAGCGACCTGGTCGGCAGTGCCAGCAGCGCCCTCAAGTCGGTGGTGGCCAAGTTCAAGAGCGAGAATGACCCCAACATGATCCCCGAGAACggggatgaggaggaggaggaagaggaggaggaagaggaggaggaggaggaggaagaggaggaggacttGAACGAGAATGAGAGGCCGGACTACGGCTTCGGGATGAACCTGGAGGCGGCCCGCCATCATGAGAACAACTCCAGGGCCGGCGAGGAGAGCCGGTCGATGCCGGACGTCATGCAAGGTATGGTCCTCAGCTCCATGCAGCACTTCAGTGAGGCCTTCCATCAGGTGCTGGGGGAGAAGCACAAACGAGGCCACCTCTCCGAGGCCGAGGTGCACAGGGACACTTGCGACGAAGACTCGGTGGCCGGCGAGTCCGACCGCATCGACGACGGGGCAGTCAAcggccggggctgctccccggggGAGTCTGCCTCAGGCGGCTTGtccaaaaagctgctgctgggtaGCCCCAGCTCCCTGAGCCCCTTCTCCAAACGCATCAAGCTGGAGAAGGAGTTCGACCTGCCTGCCGCCGCCATGCCCAACACCGAAAACGTTTACTCCCAGTGGCTGGCCGGCTACGCTGCCTCGCGGCAGCTGAAGGACCCCTTCCTCAGCTTCGGTGACTCCCGACAATCGCCCTTCGCCTCCTCCTCCGAGCACTCGTCGGAGAACGGCAGCCTGCGCTTCTCCACGCCGCCGGGCGAGCTGGATGGCGGCATCTCGGGCCGCAGCGGCACGGGAAGCGGAGGGAGCACCCCACATATTAGTGGCCCGGGCCCTGGCAGGCCCAGCTCAAAAGAGGGCAGACGCAGCGACACTTGTGAGTACTGTGGGAAAGTCTTCAAGAACTGTAGTAATCTCACTGTCCACAGACGGAGCCACACGGGCGAGCGGCCCTATAAGTGTGAGCTTTGCAACTACGCCTGCGCCCAGAGTAGCAAGCTCACCCGGCACATGAAAACACATGGTCAGGTGGGAAAGGACGTTTACAAATGCGAGATTTGTAAGATGCCTTTTAGCGTGTACAGTACCCTGgagaaacacatgaaaaaatggCACAGTGATCGAGTCTTGAATAATGAGATAAAAACTGAATAG